The Paenibacillus uliginis N3/975 genome has a window encoding:
- a CDS encoding ComEC/Rec2 family competence protein: MTQRPLLAFTICWVLGSGAACMYSGWQLTLIVTGIAILLVVPFLLGAAGPLFIGCMVASLLVSSGYWEWNDTRNVSRLQSLMQKSTNEDDPIPVSAEGVIVSPVKVDGDRADFVLSVRATNSHTGIKEEVQVQVKLLTEVETQTAVEWKRGDFVQITGELKKPGTARNFDGFDYRQYLRTKEIHWLLKVKGIQNITVRQPDEWKLSHVLRWNDEVRQYLGHRIEQLFSGVHTGYMKGLIIGDRGDLNPDTFAEFSRLGLTHILAISGMHVAVFVGALLFIFSLCRLTRETSLTAVMVFLPFYVLLTGASPSIIRAGIMGMIGLYAARRGLLKDGMHILCAAALLMLLWNPYFLVDVSFQLSFLVTAGLMVFVPKLMPFLSFMPRWLAGTLGVTVAAQLVSFPLTIYYFNQFSLLSVLANLLMVPLISMIVLPMGTVALILSWVWLTGAKWIAGMTEWLNMFTFSVVEWMNGSPVFVTIWPSPGLWWIVSYFIVLYLMLYVWGRKKRLDQALSGAVDETVPLSGEEPPGRSAAHRNDNWGGSGHSVQYRTAEWLRSIGLHRLAGVFEHFGSGTAVAVLIGLFFLLLYNGYHGPIKQGGGSVQFLDVGQGDSILVSTPEGKHILIDAGGTTNFKKEKDAWKVRSRPFEVGASVVVPLLKKRGIHSMDMVMVSHNHQDHFGGLQAVLEEIPVKEIIFNGTLAESEAFEKLLKTAVKQDIPVYQADSGTVYRPDTSTEFLFLNAGIDGREQNEEKDTLPVVKDQNHESLVFELVMNEARFLFTGDADAKAEQRILTEHADRIAERSKIHPLDVLKVGHHGSKTSTTDSWLKVWKPASAVISAGVDNMYGHPHPDVVQRIQRNDSLVYRTDLHGEIQMKISRKGEIDVRTRLTSDD; the protein is encoded by the coding sequence ATGACACAACGACCGCTGCTGGCTTTTACGATCTGTTGGGTTCTCGGCAGCGGGGCTGCCTGTATGTATTCAGGCTGGCAGCTGACGCTTATTGTTACAGGAATTGCAATCTTGCTGGTCGTTCCTTTTTTGCTTGGAGCAGCAGGACCTTTGTTTATAGGTTGCATGGTCGCATCACTGCTGGTTTCGTCAGGATACTGGGAATGGAACGATACGCGCAACGTCAGCAGGCTGCAGTCCCTTATGCAAAAATCAACCAATGAGGATGATCCGATCCCCGTATCGGCTGAAGGAGTTATTGTATCTCCCGTAAAAGTTGATGGTGACCGTGCTGATTTTGTGTTGTCTGTTCGTGCTACTAACTCGCACACCGGTATCAAGGAAGAGGTTCAAGTGCAGGTTAAACTTCTGACAGAGGTGGAGACACAGACGGCAGTTGAATGGAAACGTGGGGATTTCGTGCAGATTACAGGAGAGCTGAAGAAGCCCGGAACAGCCCGCAATTTTGATGGATTTGATTACCGCCAATATTTGCGGACCAAGGAAATACACTGGCTCCTTAAGGTGAAAGGAATACAAAATATTACGGTACGGCAACCCGATGAATGGAAGTTGTCTCATGTGCTTCGCTGGAATGACGAAGTCCGTCAGTATCTTGGTCATCGGATTGAGCAATTGTTCAGCGGAGTACATACGGGATATATGAAGGGGCTTATTATTGGTGATCGGGGTGATTTGAATCCGGATACGTTCGCCGAGTTTTCCCGTTTGGGACTCACTCATATTCTTGCCATATCGGGTATGCATGTCGCGGTATTTGTAGGTGCACTCTTATTTATTTTCTCGTTATGCCGTTTGACCCGGGAGACGTCACTCACCGCTGTAATGGTTTTTTTGCCGTTCTATGTGCTGCTGACAGGGGCCAGCCCGTCAATCATTCGTGCCGGTATTATGGGAATGATCGGTCTGTATGCTGCAAGAAGAGGATTGCTGAAGGATGGCATGCACATTTTGTGTGCTGCTGCTTTGCTGATGCTTCTATGGAATCCCTATTTCCTGGTGGACGTCAGTTTTCAGTTGTCCTTTCTCGTAACAGCCGGACTGATGGTTTTTGTCCCGAAACTGATGCCTTTTCTTTCGTTTATGCCGCGTTGGCTGGCGGGCACCTTGGGAGTGACGGTAGCTGCCCAACTGGTATCTTTTCCATTGACGATCTATTATTTCAACCAGTTCTCTCTTTTGTCAGTTCTAGCTAATCTATTGATGGTACCTCTGATCAGTATGATTGTTTTACCAATGGGGACGGTGGCGTTGATTCTGAGTTGGGTGTGGCTTACGGGTGCGAAATGGATTGCTGGAATGACAGAGTGGTTGAATATGTTTACTTTCTCTGTTGTGGAATGGATGAACGGTTCACCCGTATTTGTTACGATTTGGCCCTCACCGGGTCTGTGGTGGATCGTCAGTTATTTTATAGTTCTATATTTAATGTTATATGTTTGGGGCCGGAAAAAGAGATTGGATCAGGCTCTATCTGGAGCTGTAGACGAGACCGTTCCATTATCCGGAGAAGAACCTCCCGGAAGATCTGCTGCACATCGGAATGATAACTGGGGAGGTTCTGGTCATTCAGTTCAATACCGAACAGCCGAATGGCTCAGATCTATAGGTTTGCACCGGCTAGCCGGTGTATTTGAGCATTTCGGCAGTGGCACAGCGGTAGCAGTGCTTATCGGTTTGTTTTTTCTGCTGCTGTACAACGGTTATCATGGGCCGATTAAGCAGGGGGGCGGATCGGTTCAATTTTTGGATGTGGGGCAGGGAGATTCGATTCTGGTGTCTACTCCGGAAGGAAAACATATATTAATCGATGCTGGTGGTACGACAAATTTCAAGAAAGAGAAGGATGCATGGAAGGTACGAAGCCGTCCGTTTGAAGTTGGTGCAAGCGTCGTTGTGCCTCTGTTAAAGAAGAGGGGGATTCATTCGATGGATATGGTGATGGTTTCTCACAATCATCAGGATCATTTTGGCGGACTGCAAGCAGTTCTGGAGGAAATTCCGGTGAAGGAAATCATATTTAACGGTACATTGGCTGAATCCGAGGCGTTTGAGAAGCTGCTCAAAACTGCGGTGAAACAAGACATCCCCGTTTATCAGGCTGACAGCGGGACCGTCTATCGGCCGGACACCAGTACCGAATTTTTGTTCCTGAACGCCGGCATTGATGGCAGGGAGCAAAACGAGGAGAAGGATACACTGCCTGTGGTAAAAGATCAAAATCACGAGTCTCTTGTATTTGAGCTTGTAATGAACGAAGCTCGCTTTCTGTTCACTGGGGACGCCGATGCCAAAGCCGAGCAACGAATATTGACAGAACACGCTGACCGTATTGCAGAGCGGTCGAAAATCCATCCGCTCGATGTATTAAAGGTAGGCCATCATGGCAGCAAGACATCAACAACCGATTCATGGCTCAAAGTTTGGAAGCCTGCTTCAGCCGTGATCTCTGCCGGCGTGGACAATATGTACGGTCATCCCCATCCTGATGTCGTGCAGAGGATTCAAAGGAATGATTCACTGGTATATAGGACAGATCTGCATGGAGAAATTCAGATGAAAATTTCACGCAAAGGTGAAATAGATGTTCGTACGAGATTGACGTCTGATGACTAA
- a CDS encoding Gfo/Idh/MocA family protein: protein MEEVRIGVIGLGMGFSHVRTLAAGKIRGASLTAVCDVKASKQDMARAELPDTVKIWDDAEAMLSSGEIDAVIIATPHYDHPSEAIFAFEQGLHVLIEKPAGVHTKQVREMNKVVAGSGKVFSIMYNQRCNPLYQKLRELIASGELGEIRRTNWIVTHWYRSQSYYDSGGWRATWAGEGGGVLINQCPHQLDLWQWITGMMPVRMRAFCSFGKYRNIEVEDDVTAYVEYENGATGVFITTTGEAPGTNRFEVTGDRGKIVIEDDKITFWRLRVSETEFNREYTGGFGEPECWKCEIPVYGDNPQHSGIIQNFTDAILNGTPLIAPGEEGIKGLTLSNAMHLSSWTDDWVDIPMDEDLYYELLQERIKNSTYQKTVKETGPVDMSTTFG from the coding sequence ATGGAAGAAGTAAGAATTGGCGTCATCGGTTTGGGTATGGGCTTTAGTCATGTGAGAACCTTGGCAGCGGGAAAAATTCGTGGAGCGTCTCTTACGGCAGTATGTGACGTAAAAGCAAGCAAGCAGGACATGGCTAGAGCCGAATTACCGGATACAGTAAAAATATGGGACGACGCCGAGGCGATGCTGTCATCTGGTGAAATCGATGCTGTCATCATTGCGACGCCCCATTATGATCACCCGTCGGAAGCTATATTTGCTTTTGAGCAGGGCCTACATGTACTGATTGAGAAGCCTGCCGGCGTTCATACAAAGCAGGTGCGGGAGATGAATAAAGTTGTGGCCGGGAGCGGCAAAGTATTCTCGATTATGTACAATCAGCGCTGCAATCCGCTTTACCAAAAGCTTCGCGAGCTGATTGCTTCTGGGGAGCTTGGGGAAATCCGCCGTACGAACTGGATTGTTACCCACTGGTACCGTTCGCAAAGCTACTATGATTCGGGCGGCTGGCGCGCGACATGGGCAGGTGAAGGCGGCGGGGTTCTCATTAACCAGTGTCCGCATCAATTGGATTTATGGCAGTGGATTACCGGAATGATGCCTGTCCGGATGAGAGCTTTCTGTTCCTTCGGCAAATATAGAAATATCGAAGTAGAAGATGATGTGACGGCTTATGTGGAATATGAAAACGGTGCGACAGGTGTGTTTATTACGACGACGGGCGAAGCACCGGGAACGAATCGCTTTGAGGTTACAGGAGATCGGGGCAAAATCGTTATAGAAGATGATAAGATAACGTTTTGGCGGCTGCGGGTGTCCGAAACGGAGTTCAACCGTGAGTATACCGGTGGCTTCGGGGAGCCGGAATGCTGGAAGTGCGAGATTCCAGTCTACGGAGACAATCCTCAGCACAGCGGTATTATACAAAATTTCACGGATGCCATATTAAATGGTACTCCGCTTATTGCACCGGGTGAGGAAGGCATTAAAGGTCTGACTTTATCCAATGCGATGCATTTGTCTAGCTGGACCGATGATTGGGTGGATATCCCTATGGATGAAGATTTGTATTACGAGCTCCTGCAGGAGCGCATTAAAAATTCGACCTATCAGAAGACGGTGAAAGAAACAGGACCAGTAGATATGTCAACCACCTTCGGTTAA
- the comER gene encoding late competence protein ComER: MKVGFIGTGSMGSLLIDSFIRAGALQPEQIRISNRTLNKALELSDRHPGLIVCRSNTEAASKSDLFFLCVKPGEFKTVIDEIQEQVHISQIAVSITSPVQLSHLESALPCKVAKIIPSITNQAGSGASLCIYGSRIKEEDRLLLESLLSSISRPTPVLESHTRITSDFSSCGPAFLSFFVEKWIDAAVEMTGADRPTLNALAGEMLLGTGKLLTEEGFSPEQLQERVAVPGGITAQALSLLGNRLDGLFHQLINTTHEKYEEDLAKLDIAFGKTVNRPRY; this comes from the coding sequence ATGAAGGTCGGTTTTATCGGTACGGGAAGTATGGGCAGTCTTTTGATCGACTCCTTCATACGAGCGGGTGCTCTACAGCCTGAGCAAATCCGGATCAGCAACCGCACGCTGAACAAAGCACTTGAGCTGTCAGACCGTCACCCTGGCCTGATCGTATGTAGAAGTAATACGGAAGCTGCGTCAAAGAGCGATCTGTTTTTTCTGTGCGTTAAGCCCGGTGAGTTCAAAACTGTCATCGACGAGATCCAAGAGCAAGTCCACATCTCTCAAATCGCTGTATCTATTACGAGTCCCGTCCAGCTGTCTCATCTGGAATCTGCGCTTCCCTGCAAGGTGGCGAAAATTATACCGAGCATCACCAACCAAGCTGGAAGCGGCGCATCCTTATGTATTTATGGATCACGCATAAAAGAAGAAGACAGGCTGCTTTTGGAAAGCCTCCTGTCTTCGATTAGCAGGCCCACCCCGGTTCTGGAATCACACACACGGATTACATCCGATTTTTCCAGCTGCGGGCCTGCTTTTTTGAGTTTTTTTGTGGAAAAATGGATTGATGCCGCCGTCGAAATGACCGGAGCCGACCGTCCTACGCTCAATGCACTTGCCGGAGAAATGCTACTCGGAACCGGCAAATTGCTTACGGAGGAAGGTTTCTCTCCTGAACAGCTTCAAGAGAGAGTGGCTGTTCCCGGAGGCATTACCGCTCAAGCGCTGTCCCTTCTCGGAAACAGGTTGGACGGTCTGTTCCACCAATTGATCAACACCACACATGAAAAATATGAGGAGGATCTGGCGAAACTGGACATTGCCTTCGGAAAGACGGTTAACCGGCCACGATATTGA
- a CDS encoding deoxycytidylate deaminase, whose amino-acid sequence MSTDQRKDWDTYFMDIAFMVSTRSQCSRRHVGAVLVQGKKLLGTAYNGAPMGVPDCSEAGCMIVEDYELVIHDDGKEEMVKKQRCVRTIHAEQNLLLFTDRNDREGSTVYVTDEPCWTCANMLANSGITEVVFHRSYPKDTEKVSRMMEQKGILFRQLFQYDPPRETLMTVSD is encoded by the coding sequence ATGAGTACGGATCAACGTAAAGACTGGGACACCTATTTTATGGATATTGCATTTATGGTGTCTACACGTTCGCAGTGTTCCCGGCGCCACGTCGGAGCGGTGCTTGTACAGGGGAAAAAACTGCTCGGGACTGCTTATAATGGAGCTCCGATGGGCGTTCCGGACTGCTCTGAAGCGGGTTGCATGATTGTAGAAGACTATGAACTTGTTATTCATGATGATGGTAAAGAAGAAATGGTCAAAAAACAGCGCTGTGTCCGAACGATTCATGCCGAGCAAAATCTGTTGCTGTTTACAGACCGCAATGACCGTGAGGGAAGTACCGTTTATGTGACGGATGAGCCGTGTTGGACCTGCGCTAACATGCTGGCGAACAGCGGAATTACAGAAGTCGTATTTCACAGGTCTTACCCGAAGGATACGGAAAAGGTAAGCCGTATGATGGAACAGAAGGGAATTTTATTCCGTCAATTGTTCCAATATGATCCGCCGAGGGAGACGCTGATGACGGTGTCGGATTAA
- a CDS encoding ComEA family DNA-binding protein translates to MRRLPLGLSVTTVLIGCGLILFAGGNQGGIQGWKPLNAEIEEVLGMQEPDSPKSVPTKSVPMEEAVEKGNDDSNVQRQHGVKETPAPASVESEEPVKPVIEASKPAAEDVQSAEKVSEMPAAETSGKININTADAAALMDLPGIGEKKAQAIIDYRTKHGPFRTAADLLEVKGIGPKMLEKMKPYVGF, encoded by the coding sequence ATGAGACGATTACCGTTAGGATTGAGTGTTACGACGGTTTTGATAGGCTGTGGACTTATCCTGTTTGCCGGAGGCAATCAGGGTGGAATACAAGGATGGAAACCGCTGAATGCTGAGATCGAAGAGGTGCTTGGGATGCAGGAGCCGGATTCACCGAAGTCCGTTCCCACGAAGTCTGTACCCATGGAGGAAGCGGTCGAAAAGGGAAATGACGATTCTAATGTCCAAAGACAACACGGGGTGAAAGAAACGCCTGCACCCGCCTCTGTGGAATCCGAAGAGCCGGTTAAGCCAGTTATCGAAGCTTCAAAACCTGCTGCCGAAGACGTTCAATCTGCGGAGAAAGTGAGTGAAATGCCTGCGGCTGAAACTTCCGGTAAAATTAACATCAATACGGCAGACGCGGCAGCGCTTATGGATTTACCGGGAATCGGTGAGAAGAAAGCCCAGGCTATTATTGATTACCGGACTAAGCACGGTCCGTTCCGCACTGCGGCTGATCTTCTAGAAGTGAAAGGCATCGGCCCGAAAATGCTGGAGAAAATGAAGCCTTACGTAGGTTTTTAA
- the leuS gene encoding leucine--tRNA ligase → MSENQQTGHGYQPQAIEPKWQQYWDEHKTFKTHEDQSKPKFYALDMFPYPSGAGLHVGHPEGYTATDIVARFKRMRGFNVLHPMGWDAFGLPAEQYAMDTGKHPREFTVQNVDNFRRQIKSLGFSYDWDREISTTDPEYYKWTQWIFIQLYKKGLAYVAEIPVNWCPALGTVLANEEVIDGKSERGNHPVIRRPMRQWILKITDYAERLLEDLEELDWTESIKDMQRNWIGKSTGAEVRFDIAGHDQHLTVFTTRPDTLFGASYCVLAPEHELVERITTEEQKDAVKAYQEQAARKSDLERTDLAKDKSGVFTGAYAVNPVNGAQVPIWIADYVLAGYGTGAIMAVPGHDSRDWEFAKQFGLDIIEVVKGGNVEEEAYAGSGEHVNSDFLNGLDNEAAIQAMNEWLEKNGKGEKKVTYRLRDWLFSRQRYWGEPIPILHLEDGTMKTVPEDQLPLLLPDVDQIKPSGTGESPLANVTEWVETIDPETGMKARRETNTMPQWAGSCWYYLRYIDPDNHDELCSKEKQKAWLPVDLYIGGVEHAVLHLLYARFWHKVLYDLGVVDTKEPFQKLVNQGMILGNNNEKMSKSRGNVINPDDIVNEYGADTLRVYEMFMGPLEATKPWNTNGVEGMHRFLSRIWRLFIGENGELNSKIVDGEGTDEFKRTWHKTIKKVTDDMEHLHFNTAISQMMIFINEGYKANELPRKAMENFVQMLSPLAPHLAEELWSRLGNSDSVTYVPWPEFDEAWTVDAEIEIVIQVSGKIVDRAKISKDMDQEAMKEYSLSLPNVKQALEGKSIRKVIAVPGKLVNIVAG, encoded by the coding sequence ATGAGTGAAAATCAACAAACAGGCCACGGCTATCAGCCGCAGGCTATCGAGCCGAAATGGCAGCAGTATTGGGATGAACATAAAACGTTTAAAACGCATGAAGATCAGTCGAAACCGAAATTTTATGCGCTGGATATGTTCCCATATCCGTCAGGTGCAGGTCTGCACGTAGGACATCCGGAGGGTTACACGGCAACGGATATTGTAGCCCGTTTCAAACGGATGCGTGGATTCAATGTACTCCATCCGATGGGCTGGGATGCATTCGGCCTTCCTGCTGAGCAGTATGCGATGGACACTGGTAAACATCCGCGTGAATTTACAGTGCAAAATGTCGATAACTTCCGCCGGCAGATCAAGTCACTCGGTTTCTCCTATGACTGGGATCGTGAGATCAGTACTACGGATCCTGAGTACTATAAGTGGACACAATGGATTTTTATCCAATTGTATAAAAAGGGTTTGGCTTATGTTGCGGAGATACCAGTAAACTGGTGCCCGGCGCTGGGCACGGTTCTCGCTAATGAAGAAGTGATTGACGGCAAATCCGAGCGCGGCAATCATCCTGTCATCCGCAGACCGATGCGTCAGTGGATTTTGAAGATTACAGATTATGCTGAGAGATTGCTGGAGGATTTGGAGGAGCTGGATTGGACCGAAAGCATTAAAGATATGCAGCGTAACTGGATCGGGAAATCGACCGGTGCAGAAGTCCGCTTCGACATCGCTGGCCACGATCAGCATCTGACCGTATTTACGACTCGTCCGGATACGCTGTTCGGTGCAAGCTACTGTGTGCTGGCACCGGAGCATGAACTGGTGGAACGAATTACTACGGAAGAACAGAAGGATGCTGTAAAAGCTTATCAGGAGCAGGCAGCACGTAAGAGCGATCTGGAGCGTACGGATCTGGCAAAAGACAAGAGCGGGGTGTTTACTGGAGCTTATGCAGTGAATCCGGTAAACGGAGCTCAAGTACCGATTTGGATTGCAGATTATGTGCTTGCAGGTTACGGCACGGGTGCTATTATGGCCGTTCCGGGCCATGATAGCCGGGACTGGGAATTTGCGAAGCAGTTCGGTCTGGACATTATTGAAGTCGTTAAGGGAGGAAATGTGGAGGAAGAGGCGTACGCCGGTAGCGGAGAACACGTCAATTCTGATTTCCTGAACGGATTGGATAATGAAGCAGCTATCCAAGCTATGAACGAGTGGTTGGAGAAGAACGGCAAAGGTGAGAAAAAGGTAACCTACCGTCTGCGAGATTGGTTGTTCAGCCGTCAGCGTTACTGGGGTGAGCCGATTCCTATTCTTCACCTGGAGGACGGTACTATGAAGACCGTACCGGAGGATCAGCTTCCACTGCTGCTGCCGGATGTGGATCAGATCAAACCATCAGGCACGGGAGAATCTCCGCTTGCAAATGTGACGGAATGGGTCGAAACGATTGATCCTGAGACGGGCATGAAAGCCCGCCGCGAGACCAATACGATGCCGCAATGGGCTGGAAGCTGCTGGTATTATCTGCGTTACATTGATCCTGATAACCATGATGAACTGTGCTCCAAAGAGAAGCAGAAGGCATGGTTGCCGGTTGACCTGTATATCGGCGGTGTTGAACACGCGGTACTCCACTTGTTGTATGCCCGTTTCTGGCATAAGGTATTGTACGACCTGGGGGTTGTGGATACGAAAGAGCCGTTCCAAAAGCTCGTCAACCAGGGTATGATTCTGGGTAACAACAACGAGAAAATGAGTAAGTCGCGCGGCAATGTTATCAATCCGGATGATATCGTCAATGAATACGGTGCGGACACACTGCGTGTCTATGAAATGTTTATGGGGCCGCTTGAAGCGACCAAACCGTGGAATACGAATGGTGTGGAAGGAATGCACCGTTTCTTGTCCCGCATCTGGCGTCTATTTATCGGCGAGAACGGCGAGCTGAATTCCAAGATCGTAGATGGCGAAGGAACCGATGAGTTCAAACGTACCTGGCATAAGACGATCAAGAAGGTTACTGACGATATGGAACATCTGCACTTCAACACGGCCATTAGTCAGATGATGATCTTCATTAACGAAGGCTACAAGGCTAATGAATTGCCGCGCAAAGCGATGGAGAACTTCGTGCAAATGCTGTCTCCTCTCGCACCACACTTGGCCGAAGAGCTTTGGAGCCGTTTGGGTAACAGTGATAGCGTGACTTATGTGCCATGGCCGGAATTTGATGAAGCTTGGACTGTGGATGCAGAAATCGAAATCGTTATCCAAGTAAGTGGTAAAATCGTAGACCGGGCTAAAATCTCTAAAGATATGGACCAAGAAGCGATGAAAGAATATAGCCTCTCCCTTCCAAATGTCAAGCAGGCGCTGGAAGGAAAGAGTATCCGCAAGGTGATTGCAGTGCCGGGTAAACTGGTCAATATCGTGGCCGGTTAA
- a CDS encoding helix-turn-helix transcriptional regulator, translating into MNELNGQLQLHQPFDFHYRNDKPMASGEFHSHPFYEIFYFHEGKCTYLIGDKIYVLKPGDLLLMNGLTLHCPHVEPDARYVRSIVHFDPGFVGRWLQPAAFSALLSPFEELSNYRITLEGPERAEFEGIMIELERLTSTGAPQERRMLRLIDMMCFIADLCRTAVNHKESYPEKERHIQQVITFVEQNYMKDLSLEEIAHSVHLTKHYLSSLFKEVTGTTVFKYVYSRRINQAKMLLWLHPNLTVTEVCYAAGFKHLAHFSRMFKEMVGLTPEDYRNSRLSSLT; encoded by the coding sequence ATGAATGAATTGAATGGGCAACTCCAGCTCCACCAACCGTTCGATTTTCATTATCGCAACGATAAACCGATGGCTAGCGGTGAATTTCATTCACATCCATTCTATGAAATATTTTATTTTCACGAGGGAAAATGTACATACTTGATCGGGGATAAGATTTATGTTCTGAAGCCAGGTGATCTTCTCTTAATGAATGGTTTGACACTGCATTGTCCTCATGTGGAACCTGATGCCAGGTATGTCCGGAGTATTGTTCATTTTGATCCCGGATTTGTGGGCCGGTGGCTTCAACCCGCCGCATTTTCTGCCTTATTAAGCCCGTTTGAAGAGCTGAGCAACTACCGGATTACGCTTGAGGGACCAGAGAGAGCTGAATTCGAAGGCATTATGATAGAGCTGGAACGTTTGACATCTACAGGCGCTCCGCAAGAACGAAGAATGCTGAGACTGATTGACATGATGTGTTTTATTGCTGATCTTTGCCGCACTGCTGTGAATCATAAAGAATCTTATCCGGAAAAAGAGCGCCATATCCAGCAAGTCATCACCTTCGTGGAGCAGAATTATATGAAGGATCTTAGTCTCGAAGAAATTGCTCATTCGGTACATTTAACAAAGCACTATTTATCATCCTTATTTAAAGAAGTCACTGGAACAACGGTATTTAAATATGTATACAGCCGAAGAATCAATCAGGCAAAAATGCTGCTCTGGCTTCATCCGAATCTGACTGTAACCGAAGTGTGTTACGCTGCGGGGTTTAAACATTTGGCTCATTTCAGCCGCATGTTTAAGGAGATGGTCGGCCTGACACCGGAAGATTACCGTAACAGCAGGTTATCTTCATTGACTTAA
- a CDS encoding Gfo/Idh/MocA family protein, which translates to MNRNNGMLYAPAGKSKPVVEPGEFVIAAMSLEHGHIYGMCNGLVEAGATLKWVYDPDPQKVKLFCQRYPQVRVAFSEAQILEDSEVQLVAAAAIPSERCSLGLEVMSHGKDYFTDKTPFTTLDQVAAARAKAEETGRKYMVYYSERLHVESAIHAGKLIQDGAIGRVIQVMGTGPHRLNAPSRPDWFFRHEQYGGILCDIGSHQIEQFLFYAGCKDAKVMSSKVANYNNPLYPELEDFGDATLIGDNGASHYFRVDWFTPDGLGTWGDGRTFILGTDGYIEMRKYIDVARDSQGDHLYLVNHEGEYHMELKGKVGYPFFGELIVDCLERTERAMTQEHAFKAGELCIVAQNEAVRIQ; encoded by the coding sequence ATGAATCGTAACAACGGTATGCTTTACGCCCCTGCCGGTAAATCTAAGCCGGTCGTCGAGCCGGGAGAATTCGTCATTGCAGCGATGTCTCTGGAACACGGTCATATATACGGAATGTGCAATGGATTGGTGGAGGCGGGGGCAACACTAAAATGGGTATATGATCCCGATCCGCAGAAAGTGAAGTTGTTTTGCCAAAGATATCCTCAGGTACGTGTAGCTTTTTCAGAAGCTCAGATTCTGGAAGATTCGGAGGTTCAGCTTGTCGCCGCGGCTGCTATTCCGTCTGAACGTTGCAGTCTGGGACTGGAGGTTATGTCCCATGGCAAAGATTATTTTACGGACAAAACACCATTTACGACGCTGGATCAGGTCGCGGCAGCAAGGGCAAAAGCAGAGGAAACGGGCCGAAAATATATGGTGTATTATAGTGAACGACTTCATGTCGAGAGTGCTATTCACGCCGGAAAGTTAATACAGGATGGCGCTATCGGCCGTGTTATACAGGTGATGGGCACTGGACCCCACCGTCTCAACGCCCCATCTCGTCCTGACTGGTTTTTCCGTCATGAACAATACGGGGGCATTTTGTGCGATATCGGCTCTCATCAAATTGAGCAGTTTTTGTTTTATGCAGGATGTAAAGATGCCAAGGTGATGAGCAGCAAAGTGGCCAATTACAACAATCCGTTGTATCCGGAACTTGAGGATTTCGGAGATGCAACGTTAATTGGTGACAACGGGGCAAGTCATTATTTTCGCGTGGACTGGTTTACGCCGGACGGTCTTGGCACTTGGGGGGATGGAAGAACATTTATTCTTGGAACGGACGGATATATCGAGATGCGCAAGTATATCGATGTGGCAAGGGATTCGCAGGGAGATCATCTTTACTTGGTCAACCATGAAGGGGAATATCATATGGAACTCAAGGGAAAGGTGGGATATCCGTTCTTCGGGGAGTTGATTGTTGACTGCCTGGAACGGACGGAACGGGCCATGACGCAGGAGCATGCTTTTAAAGCGGGGGAATTATGTATTGTTGCACAGAATGAAGCCGTTCGTATTCAGTAA